A portion of the Babylonia areolata isolate BAREFJ2019XMU chromosome 4, ASM4173473v1, whole genome shotgun sequence genome contains these proteins:
- the LOC143281096 gene encoding putative acyl--CoA ligase YdaB isoform X1 — protein MEQDLKKTNNLSLAGYKCQCSKHLSLPTTSTENFTTCETICTSPGRGPVCWRGTWGVLSGTCCGRPPGDLSDQRSAINTKPTPPSPIPRGNRQKPRRMTSTMPQFRTLPDFLQHWAQEKPDSEAFVFRDKNQRRNVLTWASLYTLAGRFAAVLRDKGIARGDLVINTLPNSPERVVCEAGIWMVGAASVNGQCLMADGSDLLNTITQSRAPAILVDPDVTKSPWNVLKNHVVMDDGEHVTSSQLACLKTVIFVRRVENEGRGDFIGQLKAQEEWFQAGDVKPEDVFSVFTTSGTTGFSKLVVRTQGPFIRFVESDEFSILGIAGVWLNIQQMGWIGGTPAYTFVPGGTRITTDMRAGVPEDMIQHLLTSIQEEKCNTAIIPPIYLSKLAEMTDLTSSLHRLDSLMLGGLPVQQSTVNIGLKVADNICVAYGATDFGIVSGMGVTDSQTFTDHDSGKPLKDVQVKIVRAEDEAKLCATGQVGHILVKGPNMMKGYLNNPKATADAFTEDSFFRTGDLGRLDERGHLIVDGRGSDAIMRGVYIFYPSWIEKRLRECPGVDDVIVVGVPDAEVNEELCACVVLKSDDVSMEHVRQFAEEIFASKDDVMSACPRYFLKFESFPQTDTGKPLRNVIKTRAAQRLGLMSASN, from the exons ATGGAGcaggatttgaaaaaaacaaacaacctctcCCTGGCTGGGTACAAATGCCAGTGCTCAAAACATCTTTCGCTGCCCACGACATCGACAG AAAACTTCACCACCTGCGAGACAATCTGCACCTCACCAGGAAGGGGACCAGTCTGCTGGCGGGGAACGTGGGGCGTGCTGTCAGGGACATGCTGTGGGAGACCCCCAGGAGACCTGTCCGACCAACGCAGCGCTATCAACACCAAGCCTACCCCGCCTTCCCCCATTCCACGTG gtaaCAGACAAAAGCCCCGCAGGATGACATCCACCATGCCCCAGTTCAGGACCTTACCAGACTTTCTGCAGCACTGGGCACAGGAGAAACCTGACTCTGAAGCATTCGTCTTCCGAGACAAGAATCAGCGGCGCAATGTGCTGACCTGGGCTTCTCTCTACACGCTGGCTGGTCGCTTTGCTGCCGTCCTGAGGGACAAGGGGATAGCACGTGGGGATCTGGTGATCAACACTCTGCCCAACAGTccagagagggtggtgtgtgaggcaGGCATCTGGATGGTCGGAGCGGCATCTGTCAATGGTCAGTGTCTGATGGCTGATGGATCAGACTTGTTGAACACGATCACGCAGTCTCGTGCCCCTGCTATTCTCGTGGATCCTGACGTCACAAAAAGTCCTTGGAATGTGCTGAAGAATCACGTGGTCATGGATGATGGGGAGCACGTGACATCTTCACAGCTGGCCTGTCTAAAGACGGTGATCTTTGTTCGACGTGTGgagaatgaggggaggggggatttcaTTGGCCAGCTGAAGGCACAGGAAGAATGGTTTCAAGCAGGGGATGTCAAACCCGAAGATGTCTTCAGTGTTTTTACCACATCTGGTACTACAGGATTCTCTAAGCTGGTTGTACGAACACAAGGACCTTTCATCAGATTTGTAGAAAGTGATGAATTTTCCATATTGGGAATTGCTGGGGTTTGGCTCAACATACAACAGATGGGGTGGATAGGTGGTACCCCTGCCTATACTTTTGTACCAGGTGGTACACGTATCACTACTGACATGAGAGCAGGGGTTCCTGAGGACATGATTCAGCATCTCTTGACCAGTATCCAAGAGGAAAAGTGCAACACAGCCATAATTCCACCCATTTATCTATCAAAATTGGCTGAAATGACAGACTTGACGTCTTCTCTACATCGATTGGATTCACTGATGCTGGGTGGTCTCCCAGTCCAGCAGTCCACAGTAAACATAGGACTCAAGGTGGCCGATAACATCTGCGTTGCGTATGGAGCAACCGACTTTGGGATTGTAAGTGGCATGGGGGTAACTGACAGCCAGACCTTCACTGACCATGATTCAGGAAAACCGCTCAAAGATGTACAAGTAAAGATCGTCAGAGCGGAAGACGAAGCCAAGCTATGTGCTACTGGTCAGGTCGGTCATATCCTTGTCAAGGGACCCAACATGATGAAAGGCTATCTTAACAATCCCAAGGCCACTGCTGATGCCTTCACTGAAGATAGTTTCTTTCGAACTGGGGACTTGGGCCGACTGGATGAACGAGGTCATCTGATTGTCGATGGAAGAGGAAGTGACGCAATCATGAGAGGCGTCTACATCTTCTACCCCTCGTGGATTGAAAAACGTCTCCGAGAATGTCCTGGAGTTGATGATGTCATCGTTGTCGGGGTGCCTGATGCCGAGGTGAATGAAgagctgtgtgcctgtgtggtacTGAAGTCAGATGACGTCTCCATGGAGCACGTCCGTCAGTTTGCTGAAGAAATCTTTGCGTCAAAGGATGATGTAATGTCAGCCTGTCCTCGGTACTTTCTGAAGTTTGAATCATTTCCTCAGACTGATACAGGGAAACCCCTGAGAAACGTCATCAAGACACGAGCTGCTCAACGACTTGGGCTGATGTCTGCATCAAATTGA
- the LOC143281096 gene encoding putative acyl--CoA ligase YdaB isoform X2, whose product MTSTMPQFRTLPDFLQHWAQEKPDSEAFVFRDKNQRRNVLTWASLYTLAGRFAAVLRDKGIARGDLVINTLPNSPERVVCEAGIWMVGAASVNGQCLMADGSDLLNTITQSRAPAILVDPDVTKSPWNVLKNHVVMDDGEHVTSSQLACLKTVIFVRRVENEGRGDFIGQLKAQEEWFQAGDVKPEDVFSVFTTSGTTGFSKLVVRTQGPFIRFVESDEFSILGIAGVWLNIQQMGWIGGTPAYTFVPGGTRITTDMRAGVPEDMIQHLLTSIQEEKCNTAIIPPIYLSKLAEMTDLTSSLHRLDSLMLGGLPVQQSTVNIGLKVADNICVAYGATDFGIVSGMGVTDSQTFTDHDSGKPLKDVQVKIVRAEDEAKLCATGQVGHILVKGPNMMKGYLNNPKATADAFTEDSFFRTGDLGRLDERGHLIVDGRGSDAIMRGVYIFYPSWIEKRLRECPGVDDVIVVGVPDAEVNEELCACVVLKSDDVSMEHVRQFAEEIFASKDDVMSACPRYFLKFESFPQTDTGKPLRNVIKTRAAQRLGLMSASN is encoded by the coding sequence ATGACATCCACCATGCCCCAGTTCAGGACCTTACCAGACTTTCTGCAGCACTGGGCACAGGAGAAACCTGACTCTGAAGCATTCGTCTTCCGAGACAAGAATCAGCGGCGCAATGTGCTGACCTGGGCTTCTCTCTACACGCTGGCTGGTCGCTTTGCTGCCGTCCTGAGGGACAAGGGGATAGCACGTGGGGATCTGGTGATCAACACTCTGCCCAACAGTccagagagggtggtgtgtgaggcaGGCATCTGGATGGTCGGAGCGGCATCTGTCAATGGTCAGTGTCTGATGGCTGATGGATCAGACTTGTTGAACACGATCACGCAGTCTCGTGCCCCTGCTATTCTCGTGGATCCTGACGTCACAAAAAGTCCTTGGAATGTGCTGAAGAATCACGTGGTCATGGATGATGGGGAGCACGTGACATCTTCACAGCTGGCCTGTCTAAAGACGGTGATCTTTGTTCGACGTGTGgagaatgaggggaggggggatttcaTTGGCCAGCTGAAGGCACAGGAAGAATGGTTTCAAGCAGGGGATGTCAAACCCGAAGATGTCTTCAGTGTTTTTACCACATCTGGTACTACAGGATTCTCTAAGCTGGTTGTACGAACACAAGGACCTTTCATCAGATTTGTAGAAAGTGATGAATTTTCCATATTGGGAATTGCTGGGGTTTGGCTCAACATACAACAGATGGGGTGGATAGGTGGTACCCCTGCCTATACTTTTGTACCAGGTGGTACACGTATCACTACTGACATGAGAGCAGGGGTTCCTGAGGACATGATTCAGCATCTCTTGACCAGTATCCAAGAGGAAAAGTGCAACACAGCCATAATTCCACCCATTTATCTATCAAAATTGGCTGAAATGACAGACTTGACGTCTTCTCTACATCGATTGGATTCACTGATGCTGGGTGGTCTCCCAGTCCAGCAGTCCACAGTAAACATAGGACTCAAGGTGGCCGATAACATCTGCGTTGCGTATGGAGCAACCGACTTTGGGATTGTAAGTGGCATGGGGGTAACTGACAGCCAGACCTTCACTGACCATGATTCAGGAAAACCGCTCAAAGATGTACAAGTAAAGATCGTCAGAGCGGAAGACGAAGCCAAGCTATGTGCTACTGGTCAGGTCGGTCATATCCTTGTCAAGGGACCCAACATGATGAAAGGCTATCTTAACAATCCCAAGGCCACTGCTGATGCCTTCACTGAAGATAGTTTCTTTCGAACTGGGGACTTGGGCCGACTGGATGAACGAGGTCATCTGATTGTCGATGGAAGAGGAAGTGACGCAATCATGAGAGGCGTCTACATCTTCTACCCCTCGTGGATTGAAAAACGTCTCCGAGAATGTCCTGGAGTTGATGATGTCATCGTTGTCGGGGTGCCTGATGCCGAGGTGAATGAAgagctgtgtgcctgtgtggtacTGAAGTCAGATGACGTCTCCATGGAGCACGTCCGTCAGTTTGCTGAAGAAATCTTTGCGTCAAAGGATGATGTAATGTCAGCCTGTCCTCGGTACTTTCTGAAGTTTGAATCATTTCCTCAGACTGATACAGGGAAACCCCTGAGAAACGTCATCAAGACACGAGCTGCTCAACGACTTGGGCTGATGTCTGCATCAAATTGA